The region TCCTTAGGGTACTCACAATTTTTTAACAACtctaataaaagtaaaaaaaaaaaaaaaaaaaaaaaaaaaatattctgcaataataaaatacattcatataataaaatattccaAGGTTAGACAGGAAATTTTTTTAACATACCAGGGGTGGGAGGAGCCAAAGGCATGGAGGGTGAGGAGTCATGGCATGCAAAAGTGAGGCTATCCTATGCTGGGATGTGAAGGATGAGGATGGACAACATGCAGAAACTTCAGTGACCTCAGAGGCCTCAGCCTCATGCAGTCAAATCTCTCAGCATTCGCTCAATCTGTACATCTATTACATGTCAGTGTTTTGATTGTGAGCTTACTTGAGCTTATTCAAATGAGTGTGAAGAAGAACATCCTATAATTCATGACATAAAAATTCAACTTTAAATCAtagttttatttgtatatattcttATCTAAAGCAGCTTAATTAAATGTCCTCTATCATTATATAAAAGCTTATTCAGCtggtaaattaaattattactaAAATATTCTAACAGCACAAATCAAcaacaaaagtttaaaatatatatttttaatttattcattttattttaacatagaTGTTCAATCAACATAGGTCTCAATGTTCCAACACCATCTTCACCAaacagaattaaaatgaaatgctGGTTTTCAATCATAACTCTCAAAAAATTAATTGGAAAAACAAAGTGAGAACTACAACTGTCAAATCCTTAGATGAATATTTTAATAGGGTTGGCACACAATAAGAGCCcacatttggaacaacataCCACCCATACAACATACAAAGTACATTATGGGTTTGTTGCAACAGAAAATACTGTAATTAGAAAGCTGCTAAACATGACCGCAGCAAAGACAGAAAGGTGGTAATTTCCAAAACagaataatgtattaattacaTATgagaaacattttattcatgCTGGTGTAAAATTTCTAAATAAATATGACACTTTATATCTATTACTGCTACCATTAAATGTGcgatttattttagattttacaGATTGTTTGACCTAATTTCCTAATTTCCAGAGTTCATTCAGTATTGTTAATCAGGTGTAAAACATTCATGTATAAAATATGCTTGCTGAAAAAGCTGTGGTGACTGATAACCGGCCTTGACTGTAAGACAACTGTGGTTTTCTACGGTTCTCAAATGGTCCCAAAATAATTTCATTAAGACCTATAAGTGCAATGTTACTTGTTGAATAGAAGATGCTGAGAAAAGACACCCAGCAACATCCTTGTATTAAGACATTTTACATTCTTCTTTCCCCTTGCCCTTTCCTTTCCCTTTTCCACTTTTTTTAGATTCTTTTCTATAATTTTCCTTCTGACTCCCTGTGGCTTCCTGCTCTCCTGAAATATTTGATGCCTTGATTTCATGGTGAATGGAACTATCAATCTCTTGGCATACATCTGTTGCCTCCACCTCGGAAATTTGATTAACTTCTTTACTGAGTGTCACATCTTCTGATGTCTGCTGATGCTCCTCAAATGCATCAGGTTTGTCATGCTGCTGATCATTAGGTCTGACTTCATTGTTGGTTTCGCTGTCCTCTGTTAAACATCTTTCTACATCTGTGGCTGTTTGTGGGTTTTCTGTAGCATGACAATCATCTTCATGCTCCTTTGGCTTTGATTTCTGATCTGAATGTTCCAGACATTCATCTCCTTTGGTCTGGTCCTCATCCTTGGCATTCCTTTGGCATTCCTGGCTTGCTTCTTGTGCATTTTCTTTTAACAAAGAAGAGTCCTCATTTGGTTGATCTAGAAGGTTTCTTAAAGGGGCACCTGATGATGCTTCAAGGTCcatttcatcaaaatcaaacgATTCTCCTTcgtcttcctcctcctcctcctcctcatctttTTCCTTGAGTTCTTGAAGAACCGCATCTGACTTTACCAGAAGGTCTTCATCATCTTCAGGCAGTTGCAAATTAATTGTAACCTGATCTTGGATTGATTTTTCCTCCTGAGCTTTTTCTACCTTGGGTTCTTGTTCAGAAGCTTCTAAATCTACAACCGTTTCCTGATTTGCTTCATTGGAAGACAGGTGATCCTCATGTATAACCTGAATCTGTGTTTCAACTGAAGGAGTGTCTTCAACATGGCATCCATCATGATCTTGGATAGATCTTTCCTCCTGAACTTTTTCTACCTTGGGTTCTTGGTCAGAAGCTTCTAAATCTACAACCGTTTCCTGATTTGCTTCATTGGAAGACAGGTGATCCTCATGTATATCCTGAATCTGTGTTTCAATTAAAGGAGTGTCTTCAACATGGCATCCATCATGATCTTGGATTGATCTTTCCTCCTGAACTTTTTCTACCTTGGGTTCTTGGTCAGAAGCTTCTAAATCTACAACCGTTTCCTGATTTGCTTCATTGGAAGACAGGTGATCCTCATGTATATCCTGAATCTGTGTTTCAATTAAAGGAGTGTCTTCAACATGGCATCCATCATGATCTTGGATTGATATTTCCTCCTGAACTTTTTCTACCTTGGGTTCTTGGTCAGAAGCTTCTAAATCTACAACCGTTTCCTGATTTGCTTCATTGGAAGACAGGTGATCCTCATGGATAACCTGAATCTGTGTTTCAATTAAAGGGGTATCTTCAACATGGCCACCATCAAACACTTTTTCACTAGGCACATTAAGGTTTTCCTCATCTAGCTCATCTTTTGTCTTAATCTCTTCCTGGTCCACATCTGCTCCAATACTGTCTTGAAGTTGACTTTCCATTGGCTGATCAATAGGTTGTTCCTGGATTACATTTTCAGTGTCATTTTCCACATTCTCCATCACAGGGGAACTTATCTTATCAGGCATATCTTGATCTTCAGAGATAGTGTCGCCATCTAGATCAATATTTTGGAGCCTTTCCTTCTGTTCTTCTACTTCACAGTCCAGGTGAGTCTTCACAGTCTTCTCTTCCTTGATGCCTACCAATGAAGAATTCTCAATGTTCTCAGAGCTGCTGATGGACTCAACGAACACTCCAACAGCATTTATGGGCTGAACAGAAGGTTCATGAGGCAGTGATGTTTCTGCTTCTGAAGCCATAAGCTCATTGCTGAGGATTACAGGTTCTGGATCAGGATTGGTTGAATCCTCAGTGTGGTCATCAATAATGTTTGCAGGGTTAGAGATAATATCGTTGGACAGATCATCTAAAAGGACATCATTGCTAGATTCAGGGCAATCGGAATTTGATATGGTTTTAGAAATTTCTGCCGAATCAGCTTCATCTGTAACTAACTGAATTTTGTCTTGAGCATCATCAGCATTAATATTTGTGCTTGTTTTTTCAATACAGTCCAATTCTTCGGTTCCTTTATCATCATGTGGGACATCTGTATTCATTGTTGTTGTAAATACATCATTCCCTAAGGGCTTCTCATGGTTTTCTTCTAGACCTTCCATTTCTTGGTTTGGATTGTCTTCACTCAAAACTACTTCATTCTTGTCATCCATTTTTGTCTCACTCTCTTGCTTGTCACTTTGTTTCTGCTTCtgcttgtttttcttcttctttttcttttttttattggaaGCATTGGCACTCTGTGTTTTGGGGAGTGTCTCCATTTGAGATGGTTCCACAAACTCCTCTATGAGTTCATCATCAAGCACAGCCTCATTAGTTTTATCAGTTTCATCATGAATTGAACCAGAGACAGACTCTAAAGTAGTTTCCTCTTTGATTTCCTTACTAGGTTTGACACATTCGCTCTCTTGTTGATCTGTCTCCAAAAGTCCATCCTTGTGAACTTTGCACTCTAATTCTTCAGTATCATATCTTGAATCTTCCTTTATATGTGCCTCAGATTTTATCTCCTCGTTGGGTCTTGTTGCAGTGAGTTCCTCACCAACAGAACTTGGAGGTTCTTCAGGTCTATTCTCAAGCTGCCCTACACCCTGATTCATTTGGTCCCCAAGGTCTCCATTCTCATTTGCTTCTAAAGGTGTCTTTGTAGAACTGAAAGGGGCATGTGAAGACTGTTGATTCCCTTGCATCCTGTCATCCAAATCTTTTTGTTGCTGGTCTTTACACAGCTTCAAGTGATGAGTGCCTGGGAGATGATGGAGGTGTCAGTAGTTAAAGCCAAAAGAAATGTGACTGTAGAAGCCAAAGAGTATCTTGCAAATGTTTAGAGCAAGAAGTAAAAGGAAGAAGGAAAGGAAGGAAAACGAAGACTCCAAGGCAAAGCTCTTAAGCCTATACAAATCAAATGTGTTGAAGGATGTCCCAAAGAAGAAAATCCCACAGTTTAAAGTCAAGAACTGAAGAAACTAATCTGCAATTCCTTCTCTTGATTTTGATTTCAAAGTCAAGAATGATTAAATATTTGCAGCAATTTGATAAACACTTGTCCAGCAGAATATTGGAATATGGACTCAAGAAAGAGACAAGATCATGTAGTGTTTGGTTCATGATATGCCATTAATTAGCTGTACAGTATATGCAAAGTAGACACAGGGAAACAGGAAAGTGTGAGAGAAATGTGCATTCATACCAGGTTCATAGAAACAGTTTAGTTAGACTGGGCTCAAGCTCTATAAGATGAAAATGCAAAGTGGCAAAGATAAAAAGTAATGTAGGCATGCAATGAATTAAGTTAAGAAAAGCAGCTTACCAAGTACACTACTCCCCTCTCGGATTTCAGCGGATGCTGTTTGAGAATTCTGTTCAGCCTTTCCAACTTCTTCCCCTGTTTCTCCATTGGTGGCTAAGTCGAGTCCAAGGACAATACCATGTTTCTGTACAGGAAAACAATTTAACATGAGTAAACTTAGTTTAAAAACAGATTCAGGTTAAATTTAGATACACTAGGCCTAATTTAGAgggtatatatattatatatatatatataaatgtgtctATTTGTTGATGcactaatattataatataatattctgTTCATTCAGTCAGAAGTTGGGTGTTAATGAATCAGtcttgattatattatattctggATCTGGATATTTGTTCTGTTAGGAAATGTTCATTGGAAAAGAATGAGTCCTAGTTTTCACCACACATATCAAtaccttcaaaatatctttgagCTGAACAACCTCATCTCTGAGCTCATCCCGCTCATTTCGAATGGCATCAGAATATTCCTTCTGCCTCTCTAATGCCTGAACAGCACCAGAAGGGATTTGGCAAAGATGCAGCAAAGACGAGAAAAAGAAGGTGAAAGCAATGAAAACATCAATGCTGCAAATGACAAGAACAGGAAAACAGAAAGAGCAGGAAACAGATGTAGAACCAAGCAAATCTATACGttttaaaactgaatttataATTCTCTTAACATGAAGGTAAagtcaaataaaacttttatgGGGAGTTGGATACTGAGGGATCATACCccaatttttttattcttcCACTCAATAGTTTCCTGGAGGTCAGAAATCTCCCTAACAAAGCCATCTTGCTTGAGCCGTAATTGACGGATCTCCTAGAGAGAGGTATTATGCATGGAAGAAGACCAAATATAAAGGAAAATGAGAAGTTGTTCAGGCAGATGAGCAGAAGCCAAGCATTTGAAAGAGACAAAAGTTTCACGACAGAGACATAAATGCAACAATACTCACAGTGAGCAGTTCTTCACTCTGTTTCAATGTCTCCTTCATTTCACTGAACTGAAACTGCAGTATACTATGAGCATGCTTCTCTCGTTCAAGAtcctggaggaaaaaaaaaaaaaacagtactgctttttagtttttttatttcttttaaattcaaaatgaagacatttttacagtgtgagtGTACTCTCTCATTTTTCTCACAAAAcgaaattacaaacaataacaaaaagtTAATTAGTAaacaaattaatgaattaaaattcCAATTAAAAGTTCTTACTATTTAAATGTAAGCTATTATTCGACAATGTATTACAACAAACCATTACTACAACTTACTATAATGCACACCTGACTGTACAGACCTTACACTTTTCCTCAAGCTCACGGCGTGTTTCAAAAAGCATCTCCTCCAGTTCCATTAAAGAGTCTTTTAAAGTGTCCACTTCATACATCATATTGGTCTTCTCATTGTCCAGCTGTGCATTGGACACCATGGCCTTACGGTACTTTTCTTCCACTTCCAAAAGGGAATCCTTCAAAAAGTCAGACACCATAAATCAGCACACTCACAAAACACCTCTGAACACGTATTACAATACTTACTAAATTAACCATGAACACACTTTTAGACTAAATTTCATTACAATATCATGAAGAAAGATGTGTAACTATGTTTTTAGAATAAGATTAAGTCAAAGATGGAAGCAAGGGAGAGAAATCAGACTATAGACTTCTATGGCACAGAAGTATGAACATGCAAGATGAGAGCCAGATAAGAACCAGAGGCCAGATATCACATAATCTCATCATGTTCCGAGTGAACCACTCGCTGATTAAAAAGCACAAATTTGAGCTGTTGTTCCTTAGCCAGCTCTGTCATATGTAACTCAAAGCAGGTTCTTGCTGGGCTTTTGACTGGCACTGTCTTTATCAGACATGTACCTTGAGCTCTTTGAGGTTCTGCATGTGCTTCGCCTCCACATCTTGAATCTGATCCTTAAGCTCATGGATCTCCtgaatgaaaagcatgaaacgTGAGAATGAGGAGGAAGGATAAAGGATGCAGTGGGGGAAGAACAATGGAAGGGTAAAGAGTGCCAGACTGATTTACAGATAAATACTGTGCAAGAAAGTACAAAGCTGTAGAAAATAACAGTGAAGCAGATTATAGCAGGTGCTCAGTCCTACTCCTGAAGAgtttaacaaacaaacaaacatcttGGTTATGAGTCTGCTAAGGGGTAATAATGGAacaacagtttttaaaagtgaTTTTACACTATTATTTACAACAGGATCTCATgggttcaaaaaaaaaagatttttgttttaagagagaaataaaaaccaCTCCTTTCCTGGATTAAAAAAGATCTTGAATTTGAACAATGAATTTGTGACAGctgaatgtaacatttttgaCAAGCCAAACATCTGACatcatgtaatttatttaagatacaaaataaattctgtaaaatatacacatacacatttaaaatgtctcTAGCACATTTTATAATTACCCAAAAATCAAACATAGTTCAGCCCTTATGCACATTATCACGTCTGTCAAAAACTGAGGCTGGCTGTCGGTTGGAATGTTAGAACTAAAAACATCGACACACACTCATGGGCATCAATCACTTCACTGAATATTTGCCGGCTAAGAAACAAATCATTATTACCATATGATCCATCTGTTTTCAAATCCACATCATTTGAATATCATGACATCGATGTCTGTCCAAAAATAATGTGCACAATACACTGTAGTATTTACGAGAAGCAGAGTTCCTTCATTCGTTGAAATTGAATTGGAATGATCAGGGAACTGAATGAAATACTTGCATGCTAAACAGAATGAAAGCCAATGTAACTGAAAAACTTTGCCGGGTTAGTGAACATCGTTCAACACGTGTTGGTTTTGACGGACATTTTTAATGCACAAACTACGCATTCTGATTCTGACATtcctgattttaataatgtaatatgtaatatatattataaacttgacaggtgatttttataaaatgtagtttGAATACTATCCTCTCAGTTGTTTAAAAGATTAAGGCAATTATCAAAGTTTGATAAAACGtttaattttacaataaaagatttttttttttttttttttttttacattacgtacatttttacatgatttgttacatttaattaccCCTTAGCAGATTTTGACTCTTAtgtggttcaggtgtgtttgactaGATGTGACTCTGAAGGAAGGTACTGTAGATCTCTAGGAACCAGACTGAGCAACATGTGAAGAAAGAAAATGACAGTGTACTTCTGTGAAGAAGGTGTATGATGAAAATGAGCAATGACATCTTATCATACAAAAttatactacaaaaaaaaaatatatatataactaaacAAAACGTGATGTGATACAGTGCCGGAAACTACTCAGATTAAAGGGCAATATCTGTGCCCTAAAACGGATTTttaccttttaaaaaaaaaaaaaaaaaaaaacatttttaccttttttttctaaccacgtaaaaaaaacacttaacttAAATCAGATTCTCAGTCTGAATaattacagtcaaaccaaaatttattcagacaccttgaacatagGTGCAcataatacagtttattcactataatggtaataaaatatggcaagatctcagagttaaactgtgtcagaaaaaattaatcttaattaggtctgataacacttaagcaaaacatggtcaggtcaaagtgtctgaataatttttggttccaaatgtttatcaattttactggtagtccactgtatgtcacagtttactttattttgctatcctcacttacataaatgaactatagtgtaatgatacaaaaaatatcaaaaatgtcttaattttcgGTTCGACTGTAtggcttttaatttttaaaatcaaaataaacatcaaatataAATGTGACCGTAAATAAACTAACCCCCTAACTAGAAAGACTCTGAATAGAATATAATGaaatttaattcataaataaataaatattgcatttaCTGTATGTCTGTCGTCTGTCCAATGTAAACAGCAAAAGCATACCAGGAAATCATGGGATGATATAATATGGTTATATAAACCTGCTGTCTAAATTTAAACTGGCACCAGACAAATAGATCAGGACAAACACCTTGATTTCCCGTATGGATGCTTCTGTGTCAGCAGAGATGGATGTATCTCCACTTCCTCTCCGTGAGGATGTCCCACCCAGAGAGGTAAGAGTGGCACCAGATATAGTTGATGCTCGTGAAGAGCCCTAAAAAAACAAGTCATAAGTCAAATCGATTGTTTATACAGCTCACCATGACAATATGCTTAATTGGTAAAAGTTctacacaaataaaacaaagtcACAACCTTTTCTATGTAGTCTCGCTCTAACTTGTCATCAAcctgtaaataaacaaaattatacAAATTCAATAGGTTTTGTAGTCTTGCAAGTCAAGTCGAGCCATTACAAGTCTCTTATTCATTCACTGTGATTATTGTTGTCCACATGCTGTTGACACAAATGTTAGCaacaaagactttttttcaattatttatttattagaggAAGAAAATCAGTTTGATTAATAAGACTGATAAATCAAAATGAAACCAACACGTAATTCTGTAATAATTCTCAAGGTGTTGCAAATATCTTTTTACAATAAACTTGAAGTATAATATTAACAACGGGAAATTTCCATCAAAAATCATGGCACTCAAGAATTCAGTGCTTTTCCACACATAAAATCTTGCTGAAACAAGTGACCACAGACCATGCAGACCATCACCTCAATCCAACATGCCATTTCTTTTATGCataaatacacaaacattttaaaccaGGGCAGGGCATCAATCACCACAGAGCACATGAACCCCGAGATTTCACTCTCGTACCATAGACAGCCTCCCATTAACATTCGGCAGGTCAGGAATGATGACGCGGTCAAGGTCTCTAGAAAGGCCACTGATATTAGCTGTGCTGCGCATAAAACTAGCCACTGAGCTGCTGCTGCAGTCCTCCTGGAAACCACCAGATGGCAGCAATTAACATCAATGCGAGAAGTATTTCAACCATTTAAGTCTTAACGTCCAAGTTTAACAGTTGGCTTTTTGCATGCACCCAAAAGAGGAgtgcacacaaacaaacatcatCTGAGACATCCTATCTTATACTGTTAAAGTAATTAATGGGT is a window of Megalobrama amblycephala isolate DHTTF-2021 linkage group LG6, ASM1881202v1, whole genome shotgun sequence DNA encoding:
- the lrrfip1a gene encoding intracellular protein transport protein USO1 isoform X33 yields the protein MGSQGPGRKRTTSKNGLTAEEDALNVIAKEAEARLAAKRAARAEAREIRMKELERQQKEEDSERYTRVSRRHASVSDDEERMSVGSRSNIRLDLDAAGAYGGLLQAASSHSHKKSKKKKKHSSKTVDDKLERDYIEKGSSRASTISGATLTSLGGTSSRRGSGDTSISADTEASIREIKDSLLEVEEKYRKAMVSNAQLDNEKTNMMYEVDTLKDSLMELEEMLFETRRELEEKCKDLEREKHAHSILQFQFSEMKETLKQSEELLTKHGIVLGLDLATNGETGEEVGKAEQNSQTASAEIREGSSVLGTHHLKLCKDQQQKDLDDRMQGNQQSSHAPFSSTKTPLEANENGDLGDQMNQGVGQLENRPEEPPSSVGEELTATRPNEEIKSEAHIKEDSRYDTEELECKVHKDGLLETDQQESECVKPSKEIKEETTLESVSGSIHDETDKTNEAVLDDELIEEFVEPSQMETLPKTQSANASNKKKKKKKKNKQKQKQSDKQESETKMDDKNEVVLSEDNPNQEMEGLEENHEKPLGNDVFTTTMNTDVPHDDKGTEELDCIEKTSTNINADDAQDKIQLVTDEADSAEISKTISNSDCPESSNDVLLDDLSNDIISNPANIIDDHTEDSTNPDPEPVILSNELMASEAETSLPHEPSVQPINAVGVFVESISSSENIENSSLVGIKEEKTVKTHLDCEVEEQKERLQNIDLDGDTISEDQDMPDKISSPVMENVENDTENVIQEQPIDQPMESQLQDSIGADVDQEEIKTKDELDEENLNVPSEKVFDGGHVEDTPLIETQIQVIHEDHLSSNEANQETVVDLEASDQEPKVEKVQEEISIQDHDGCHVEDTPLIETQIQDIHEDHLSSNEANQETVVDLEASDQEPKVEKVQEERSIQDHDGCHVEDTPLIETQIQDIHEDHLSSNEANQETVVDLEASDQEPKVEKVQEERSIQDHDGCHVEDTPSVETQIQVIHEDHLSSNEANQETVVDLEASEQEPKVEKAQEEKSIQDQVTINLQLPEDDEDLLVKSDAVLQELKEKDEEEEEEEDEGESFDFDEMDLEASSGAPLRNLLDQPNEDSSLLKENAQEASQECQRNAKDEDQTKGDECLEHSDQKSKPKEHEDDCHATENPQTATDVERCLTEDSETNNEVRPNDQQHDKPDAFEEHQQTSEDVTLSKEVNQISEVEATDVCQEIDSSIHHEIKASNISGEQEATGSQKENYRKESKKSGKGKGKGKGKEECKMS
- the lrrfip1a gene encoding leucine-rich repeat flightless-interacting protein 1 isoform X20, yielding MGSQGPGRKRTTSKNGLTAEEDALNVIAKEAEARLAAKRAARAEAREIRMKELERQQKEIYQVQKKYYGLDNLDNKWGDIEQWMVSDDEERMSVGSRSNIRVDDKLERDYIEKGSSRASTISGATLTSLGGTSSRRGSGDTSISADTEASIREIKEIHELKDQIQDVEAKHMQNLKELKDSLLEVEEKYRKAMVSNAQLDNEKTNMMYEVDTLKDSLMELEEMLFETRRELEEKCKDLEREKHAHSILQFQFSEMKETLKQSEELLTEIRQLRLKQDGFVREISDLQETIEWKNKKIGALERQKEYSDAIRNERDELRDEVVQLKDILKKHGIVLGLDLATNGETGEEVGKAEQNSQTASAEIREGSSVLGTHHLKLCKDQQQKDLDDRMQGNQQSSHAPFSSTKTPLEANENGDLGDQMNQGVGQLENRPEEPPSSVGEELTATRPNEEIKSEAHIKEDSRYDTEELECKVHKDGLLETDQQESECVKPSKEIKEETTLESVSGSIHDETDKTNEAVLDDELIEEFVEPSQMETLPKTQSANASNKKKKKKKKNKQKQKQSDKQESETKMDDKNEVVLSEDNPNQEMEGLEENHEKPLGNDVFTTTMNTDVPHDDKGTEELDCIEKTSTNINADDAQDKIQLVTDEADSAEISKTISNSDCPESSNDVLLDDLSNDIISNPANIIDDHTEDSTNPDPEPVILSNELMASEAETSLPHEPSVQPINAVGVFVESISSSENIENSSLVGIKEEKTVKTHLDCEVEEQKERLQNIDLDGDTISEDQDMPDKISSPVMENVENDTENVIQEQPIDQPMESQLQDSIGADVDQEEIKTKDELDEENLNVPSEKVFDGGHVEDTPLIETQIQVIHEDHLSSNEANQETVVDLEASDQEPKVEKVQEEISIQDHDGCHVEDTPLIETQIQDIHEDHLSSNEANQETVVDLEASDQEPKVEKVQEERSIQDHDGCHVEDTPLIETQIQDIHEDHLSSNEANQETVVDLEASDQEPKVEKVQEERSIQDHDGCHVEDTPSVETQIQVIHEDHLSSNEANQETVVDLEASEQEPKVEKAQEEKSIQDQVTINLQLPEDDEDLLVKSDAVLQELKEKDEEEEEEEDEGESFDFDEMDLEASSGAPLRNLLDQPNEDSSLLKENAQEASQECQRNAKDEDQTKGDECLEHSDQKSKPKEHEDDCHATENPQTATDVERCLTEDSETNNEVRPNDQQHDKPDAFEEHQQTSEDVTLSKEVNQISEVEATDVCQEIDSSIHHEIKASNISGEQEATGSQKENYRKESKKSGKGKGKGKGKEECKMS
- the lrrfip1a gene encoding leucine-rich repeat flightless-interacting protein 1 isoform X22 → MGSQGPGRKRTTSKNGLTAEEDALNVIAKEAEARLAAKRAARAEAREIRMKELERQQKEEDSERYTRVSRRHASVSDDEERMSVGSRSNIRVDDKLERDYIEKGSSRASTISGATLTSLGGTSSRRGSGDTSISADTEASIREIKEIHELKDQIQDVEAKHMQNLKELKDSLLEVEEKYRKAMVSNAQLDNEKTNMMYEVDTLKDSLMELEEMLFETRRELEEKCKDLEREKHAHSILQFQFSEMKETLKQSEELLTEIRQLRLKQDGFVREISDLQETIEWKNKKIGALERQKEYSDAIRNERDELRDEVVQLKDILKKHGIVLGLDLATNGETGEEVGKAEQNSQTASAEIREGSSVLGTHHLKLCKDQQQKDLDDRMQGNQQSSHAPFSSTKTPLEANENGDLGDQMNQGVGQLENRPEEPPSSVGEELTATRPNEEIKSEAHIKEDSRYDTEELECKVHKDGLLETDQQESECVKPSKEIKEETTLESVSGSIHDETDKTNEAVLDDELIEEFVEPSQMETLPKTQSANASNKKKKKKKKNKQKQKQSDKQESETKMDDKNEVVLSEDNPNQEMEGLEENHEKPLGNDVFTTTMNTDVPHDDKGTEELDCIEKTSTNINADDAQDKIQLVTDEADSAEISKTISNSDCPESSNDVLLDDLSNDIISNPANIIDDHTEDSTNPDPEPVILSNELMASEAETSLPHEPSVQPINAVGVFVESISSSENIENSSLVGIKEEKTVKTHLDCEVEEQKERLQNIDLDGDTISEDQDMPDKISSPVMENVENDTENVIQEQPIDQPMESQLQDSIGADVDQEEIKTKDELDEENLNVPSEKVFDGGHVEDTPLIETQIQVIHEDHLSSNEANQETVVDLEASDQEPKVEKVQEEISIQDHDGCHVEDTPLIETQIQDIHEDHLSSNEANQETVVDLEASDQEPKVEKVQEERSIQDHDGCHVEDTPLIETQIQDIHEDHLSSNEANQETVVDLEASDQEPKVEKVQEERSIQDHDGCHVEDTPSVETQIQVIHEDHLSSNEANQETVVDLEASEQEPKVEKAQEEKSIQDQVTINLQLPEDDEDLLVKSDAVLQELKEKDEEEEEEEDEGESFDFDEMDLEASSGAPLRNLLDQPNEDSSLLKENAQEASQECQRNAKDEDQTKGDECLEHSDQKSKPKEHEDDCHATENPQTATDVERCLTEDSETNNEVRPNDQQHDKPDAFEEHQQTSEDVTLSKEVNQISEVEATDVCQEIDSSIHHEIKASNISGEQEATGSQKENYRKESKKSGKGKGKGKGKEECKMS
- the lrrfip1a gene encoding leucine-rich repeat flightless-interacting protein 1 isoform X21; translation: MGSQGPGRKRTTSKNGLTAEEDALNVIAKEAEARLAAKRAARAEAREIRMKELERQQKEKYYGLDNLDNKWGDIEQWMVSDDEERMSVGSRSNIRVDDKLERDYIEKGSSRASTISGATLTSLGGTSSRRGSGDTSISADTEASIREIKEIHELKDQIQDVEAKHMQNLKELKDSLLEVEEKYRKAMVSNAQLDNEKTNMMYEVDTLKDSLMELEEMLFETRRELEEKCKDLEREKHAHSILQFQFSEMKETLKQSEELLTEIRQLRLKQDGFVREISDLQETIEWKNKKIGALERQKEYSDAIRNERDELRDEVVQLKDILKKHGIVLGLDLATNGETGEEVGKAEQNSQTASAEIREGSSVLGTHHLKLCKDQQQKDLDDRMQGNQQSSHAPFSSTKTPLEANENGDLGDQMNQGVGQLENRPEEPPSSVGEELTATRPNEEIKSEAHIKEDSRYDTEELECKVHKDGLLETDQQESECVKPSKEIKEETTLESVSGSIHDETDKTNEAVLDDELIEEFVEPSQMETLPKTQSANASNKKKKKKKKNKQKQKQSDKQESETKMDDKNEVVLSEDNPNQEMEGLEENHEKPLGNDVFTTTMNTDVPHDDKGTEELDCIEKTSTNINADDAQDKIQLVTDEADSAEISKTISNSDCPESSNDVLLDDLSNDIISNPANIIDDHTEDSTNPDPEPVILSNELMASEAETSLPHEPSVQPINAVGVFVESISSSENIENSSLVGIKEEKTVKTHLDCEVEEQKERLQNIDLDGDTISEDQDMPDKISSPVMENVENDTENVIQEQPIDQPMESQLQDSIGADVDQEEIKTKDELDEENLNVPSEKVFDGGHVEDTPLIETQIQVIHEDHLSSNEANQETVVDLEASDQEPKVEKVQEEISIQDHDGCHVEDTPLIETQIQDIHEDHLSSNEANQETVVDLEASDQEPKVEKVQEERSIQDHDGCHVEDTPLIETQIQDIHEDHLSSNEANQETVVDLEASDQEPKVEKVQEERSIQDHDGCHVEDTPSVETQIQVIHEDHLSSNEANQETVVDLEASEQEPKVEKAQEEKSIQDQVTINLQLPEDDEDLLVKSDAVLQELKEKDEEEEEEEDEGESFDFDEMDLEASSGAPLRNLLDQPNEDSSLLKENAQEASQECQRNAKDEDQTKGDECLEHSDQKSKPKEHEDDCHATENPQTATDVERCLTEDSETNNEVRPNDQQHDKPDAFEEHQQTSEDVTLSKEVNQISEVEATDVCQEIDSSIHHEIKASNISGEQEATGSQKENYRKESKKSGKGKGKGKGKEECKMS